GCGATGTTCTTGGTCTCGCCGGCCTTGATGTCGTAGAGATGCTGGATGATGCCGGCCGCGTCGCGCTCGTGGTCGCGGTAGCGGCGCGAGAAGATGGTCGTGGGCCAGTACGTCCGCGGCGTGAGCTCGAACTCGTTGAGCGCGGACCCGGGGGGCGGCATGACGGGAGTTGGGGAGCCGGCGGTGTGCATGGGGAGATCGGGATTCGGGATTCGGGAAACGGGATTCGGGCGGCGGCGGGTGTCACTCCGCTCTGCGGCGTGACAGACGTATCAGCGCCGAAACCCAGCGTACCGCAAGCCAGCCGTTCTGCCCGCCGCCCAGGCCGCGACGTCACCGACTTTGCAAGATCTTCACTCACGGCAACGCCAACCATCAGACAAGTTCCCCCCACCCGCTGCTTGGTGCCCGGTGCCTAGTGCCTAGTGCCTGACTGCCCCGCCTCCCTCCGCCTGAGGCCCAATACCTAGTGCCCAGTGCCTTAGTTCTGTTCGGGAGGGGCGGTGGGGGAGTGGGTGGGCAAGGGTGCAGAACCCGAACACGCCACGTCCGGAGAAGGGCCGATGACGGCTTCCGCGCGTGTGATGGCGGCGCAAAAACTGCCCTGCGGCAGAGTTTTTGTGGGCACAAAAACTCCGGCGCTGGGCACAAAAGCTCCTGCGCTGGGCACAAAAACTTCTGCGCTGGGCACAAAATATCCTGCGCTGGGCACGAGAGCTCCTGCGCTGGGCACAAAATGTTCCGCGCTGGGCACAAAAGCTCCCGCGCTGGGCACAGCAGGAACAAAGATGGTCGCATCAGGACCGGCGGCGGGCCAAGCGCGAGATCACGCCGTGCGTCCCACCTTCCCCCCCCGCCCCGCGCTCCCCATCCCCCATCCCCCATCCCCCCCTCCCCCCGTGCCCTCCGCTCATCGATACCCTCGCCCATGTTCACCGGTCTTGTGCAGGCGGTCGGGCGGGTTGCGGAGCTTGCGCCGTCGCGCGCGGAAGGCGTTCGAAGTGGGGGGAACGGTGGGGGGGGTGGGGGGGGTGGGGGGGGTTGGGCCGGGCAGGCCGGGATGCTGCGGCTGACGGTTGACGTTGGCGACTGGGCCCACGGGCCTTCGATCCGTGCCGGCGACAGCATCAGCATCAACGGGTGCTGCCTGACGGCGGTTGCGGACGCGGGCGTGGACGGCGGCGTGTGCACGGTCGGGTTCGACGCCGTCGCCGAGACGCTCGCGAAGACGACGCTCGGTGCGCTGCGTGTCGGCGATCCGGTCAATCTCGAGCACGCGGCGACCGCGAGCACGTTCCTCGGCGGGCACATCGTGCAGGGGCACGTTGACGGTGTCGGACGCGTGACGCGCGTGCAGGCCACGGACGATTGGCGTGTGTGGTTCGAGGTGCCGGCGGCCCTCGCGGAGTATCTGGCGCCGAAGGGGAGCGTGTGCGTCGACGGCGTGTCGCTGACGATCGCGGAGGTCACGATGGCGGCGGGCCAGGCGACCGGGTTCGGCGTGGCCCT
The DNA window shown above is from Planctomycetota bacterium and carries:
- a CDS encoding riboflavin synthase, whose translation is MFTGLVQAVGRVAELAPSRAEGVRSGGNGGGGGGGGGGWAGQAGMLRLTVDVGDWAHGPSIRAGDSISINGCCLTAVADAGVDGGVCTVGFDAVAETLAKTTLGALRVGDPVNLEHAATASTFLGGHIVQGHVDGVGRVTRVQATDDWRVWFEVPAALAEYLAPKGSVCVDGVSLTIAEVTMAAGQATGFGVALIPTTLDRTTLRRLAVGDGVNLEMDIISKQVVFWLKARESRR